The following proteins come from a genomic window of Chryseobacterium glaciei:
- a CDS encoding nucleoside permease translates to MNLKLRLTILSFLQFFVWGAWLITMANFWFGTKHWDGTQFGAVFGTMGIASIFMPTLTGIIADRWVNAERIFSVLQILYGVTLFILPHTETPSSFYLIMLVAMCFYMPTIALANSISYTVLKNSNLDVVKDFPPIRVWGTIGFIVAMWVTNLTGNKATEGQFYIGGIAAIILGIYALTLPKCPPQKLIDKSTSLFEQLGLNAFKLFTNYKTALFFGFSMLLGAALQLTNAYGDVFLSEFSHFPKYADSFVVQRSTIVMSISQVSETLFILAIPFFLKRYGIKKVMLISMFAWVLRFGFFAYGTPEGYGVSLIVLSCIVYGMAFDFFNISGSLFVETTTDKKMRSSAQGLFMMMTNGFGAYFGSNIAGWAIDKFFTHKFVNATELSTYLDTTPNNPTFLEILKNTFNSAVNADGTLSSAVMLRDWTNIWLAFAAYALVLAILFAVLFRHEHKPEDVSVVKH, encoded by the coding sequence TACCATCCTTAGCTTTCTTCAGTTTTTTGTCTGGGGAGCATGGCTAATTACGATGGCTAATTTCTGGTTCGGTACAAAACATTGGGACGGAACTCAGTTTGGGGCTGTTTTCGGAACAATGGGAATAGCTTCTATTTTTATGCCAACCCTTACAGGAATTATTGCCGACAGATGGGTGAATGCAGAGCGAATTTTTTCTGTTTTACAAATCCTTTACGGGGTTACACTTTTCATTTTACCACATACAGAAACTCCCAGTTCTTTTTACTTGATAATGCTTGTTGCGATGTGTTTTTATATGCCGACAATCGCTCTTGCGAACTCTATTTCTTATACTGTTTTGAAGAACAGTAATTTGGATGTTGTTAAAGATTTCCCCCCGATTCGTGTTTGGGGTACAATAGGTTTTATTGTGGCCATGTGGGTTACCAATCTTACAGGAAATAAGGCTACGGAAGGACAATTTTATATTGGAGGAATTGCAGCCATTATTTTGGGAATTTACGCGTTGACTTTACCAAAATGCCCGCCACAGAAATTAATAGATAAAAGTACATCTTTATTTGAGCAATTAGGTTTGAATGCATTCAAGCTATTTACTAATTATAAAACGGCTTTATTTTTCGGATTTTCTATGCTTTTGGGAGCTGCGTTACAGTTGACAAACGCTTATGGAGACGTATTTTTGAGTGAGTTTTCTCATTTTCCAAAATATGCAGATTCTTTTGTAGTTCAGAGATCCACCATTGTAATGTCTATTTCTCAGGTTTCTGAGACGTTATTTATTTTGGCGATTCCTTTCTTTTTAAAGAGATACGGAATCAAAAAAGTAATGTTGATTTCAATGTTTGCATGGGTATTAAGATTCGGATTCTTTGCATATGGAACTCCGGAAGGATATGGTGTTTCATTAATCGTTTTATCTTGTATTGTTTACGGGATGGCTTTCGATTTCTTTAATATTTCGGGTTCACTTTTCGTTGAAACGACTACAGATAAGAAGATGCGCTCTTCTGCACAGGGATTATTTATGATGATGACAAATGGTTTTGGAGCGTATTTCGGAAGTAATATCGCAGGTTGGGCAATTGATAAATTCTTCACCCATAAATTTGTAAATGCTACAGAATTATCAACTTATCTGGATACAACACCAAACAATCCTACTTTTCTTGAGATTCTTAAAAATACATTTAATTCAGCTGTAAATGCAGATGGAACTTTATCTTCTGCAGTAATGCTAAGAGACTGGACAAATATTTGGCTGGCTTTTGCAGCTTATGCGTTGGTTTTAGCTATTTTGTTTGCTGTTTTATTCAGACATGAACATAAACCTGAAGATGTTTCTGTTGTAAAACATTAA
- a CDS encoding RNA polymerase sigma factor, which produces MKHLEENFILAKKQDRKGQKALYEMFSAKMLAIANSYTNNLHDAEDVLLNAFMKCFSKLDECRDWKSFPFWLRKIVVNDSISFVRKNKNVLYVDMEIADDYTDDNFEERLNEINIEEIFSQMPTGYRLIFNLYVFEEKKHQEIADILNITEGTSKSQLSKAKKWLTDYLKAKENEKRNTETAKI; this is translated from the coding sequence ATGAAGCATTTAGAAGAGAATTTTATTTTAGCTAAAAAGCAGGATCGGAAAGGGCAGAAAGCTCTTTACGAGATGTTTTCGGCTAAAATGCTTGCCATAGCAAATTCTTACACCAATAACCTTCATGATGCGGAAGATGTTCTACTCAATGCATTTATGAAGTGTTTTTCTAAACTTGATGAATGCCGAGATTGGAAAAGTTTTCCTTTTTGGCTGAGGAAAATCGTGGTGAATGACTCAATAAGTTTTGTTAGAAAAAATAAAAACGTCCTGTACGTTGATATGGAAATTGCCGATGATTACACAGATGATAATTTTGAAGAGAGACTAAATGAAATTAATATTGAAGAAATATTTTCTCAAATGCCAACCGGATATAGATTGATTTTTAATCTTTATGTATTTGAAGAGAAAAAACATCAGGAAATCGCTGATATTCTCAATATTACAGAAGGAACGAGCAAAAGCCAATTAAGTAAGGCTAAAAAATGGCTTACTGATTATTTAAAAGCAAAAGAAAATGAAAAAAGAAATACTGAAACAGCTAAAATCTGA
- a CDS encoding acetyl-CoA C-acyltransferase, with protein sequence MKEVFIVSAVRTPMGSFLGSLSTVPATKLGSAAVKGALDKINLDPKNVQEIYMGNVLQAGEGQSPARQVALGAGLSNETIATTINKVCASGMKAVSMAAQAIKAGDADVIVAGGMENMSSVPHYYNARNATKLGDVKMLDGMVLDGLTDVYNKVHMGVCAEKCATDYNITREEQDNFAIESYKRSAKAWSEGKFAEEVVPVSIPQRKGDPIIFAEDEEYKAVNFDRLPTLPTVFKKEEGTVTAANASTLNDGASALILVSKEKMEELGLKPLARIVSYADAAHEPENFTTAPSKALPIALKKAGLTLADIDFFEFNEAFSVVGLANNKILGLDAAKVNVNGGAVALGHPLGSSGSRIIVTLINVLKQNNAKYGAAAICNGGGGASAIVIENL encoded by the coding sequence ATGAAAGAAGTATTCATCGTTTCTGCAGTAAGAACTCCAATGGGAAGTTTCTTAGGAAGTTTATCAACTGTTCCGGCTACAAAGTTGGGATCGGCTGCAGTAAAAGGAGCATTAGATAAAATTAACCTTGATCCTAAAAATGTTCAGGAAATCTATATGGGGAACGTTTTACAGGCAGGTGAAGGACAGTCTCCGGCTCGTCAGGTTGCTTTAGGAGCGGGACTTTCTAATGAAACGATCGCTACAACAATCAATAAAGTTTGTGCTTCAGGAATGAAAGCGGTAAGTATGGCTGCACAGGCGATCAAAGCAGGTGATGCAGACGTAATTGTTGCAGGAGGTATGGAAAACATGTCTTCAGTTCCTCATTATTACAATGCAAGAAATGCTACAAAATTAGGAGACGTTAAAATGTTGGACGGAATGGTTCTAGACGGTCTTACAGACGTTTACAACAAAGTTCACATGGGAGTTTGTGCTGAAAAATGTGCAACTGACTATAATATTACAAGAGAAGAACAAGATAATTTCGCGATAGAATCTTATAAAAGATCTGCAAAAGCTTGGAGCGAAGGGAAATTTGCTGAAGAAGTTGTTCCGGTTTCTATTCCTCAAAGAAAAGGAGATCCAATAATTTTCGCTGAAGATGAAGAATACAAAGCAGTAAATTTTGACAGGCTTCCAACACTTCCAACAGTATTTAAAAAAGAAGAAGGAACGGTAACTGCAGCTAATGCATCTACTTTAAATGACGGTGCTTCTGCATTAATCCTTGTTTCTAAAGAAAAAATGGAAGAATTAGGTCTTAAACCTTTAGCAAGAATCGTTTCTTATGCTGATGCTGCTCATGAGCCTGAAAACTTTACAACTGCACCTTCAAAAGCTTTACCAATTGCTCTTAAAAAAGCTGGTTTAACGCTTGCAGATATTGATTTCTTCGAATTTAACGAAGCTTTCTCTGTGGTAGGTTTAGCAAACAACAAAATTTTAGGATTGGATGCTGCTAAAGTAAACGTGAACGGTGGAGCGGTAGCTTTAGGACACCCACTTGGAAGTTCAGGTTCTAGAATTATTGTTACCTTGATCAATGTTTTAAAGCAAAACAATGCAAAATATGGTGCTGCAGCGATCTGTAATGGAGGCGGTGGTGCATCTGCAATTGTTATTGAGAATTTATAA
- a CDS encoding MFS transporter gives MSETGNQPSQNIKNNPKIMKAWAVYDWANSVYSLVITSAIFPIYYTILTTAYNKKEYVAAAGEIQEIPVRTMIKIFGETYEPDAVLSFSYALSFFLVVLLSPFLSSLADTIGNKKSFLQFFCYLGATSCMGLAMFTGMHNFFLGLLFSVMASVGFWGSLVFYNSFLPDIATPEKQDSLSAKGYIYGYVGSVVLLIICLVLIQVVAKGAHQQNIFIRISFLLTGAWWFGFSQYTFKHLPQFGDVKEEKLPKDLVLLNYKNIFKKHEEQGGFLEVLKDNISFYKDIAKESFRELFRVGNKLFADKSLKFFLSSFFFYSVGMQTIFLMATPFGSNVIFPKQDEKYKLIITILVIQIIAIFGAFLFSKISKKIGNKNVITIAVIIWIICCLSAFSLNKENPNIQYQFYGLAALIGLVMGGLQAMSRSTYSKLLPENSMENTTFFSFYDVLEKLAIICGMLIFSVLIQKFGNMQYAFIAMSGFFAVGAILIRFLKIDSHKN, from the coding sequence ATGTCTGAAACAGGGAATCAACCATCACAAAATATTAAGAATAATCCAAAGATTATGAAAGCTTGGGCAGTCTACGACTGGGCCAATTCTGTGTACTCTTTGGTAATTACCTCTGCAATATTTCCTATTTATTACACCATTCTTACCACTGCCTACAACAAGAAAGAATATGTTGCGGCGGCAGGTGAGATTCAGGAAATTCCTGTGAGAACGATGATAAAAATATTTGGAGAAACCTATGAACCGGATGCTGTTCTTAGTTTTTCTTATGCTTTGTCATTTTTCTTAGTCGTTTTATTATCTCCGTTTTTGTCTTCTTTGGCAGATACAATTGGTAATAAAAAATCTTTTTTACAGTTTTTCTGTTATTTGGGAGCGACTTCTTGTATGGGATTGGCGATGTTTACGGGAATGCACAATTTCTTCTTAGGACTTCTTTTCAGTGTAATGGCGAGTGTCGGGTTTTGGGGCAGTCTTGTATTTTATAACTCGTTTTTACCCGATATTGCAACACCCGAAAAGCAGGATTCACTTTCTGCAAAAGGATATATTTACGGTTATGTCGGGTCTGTTGTATTGCTAATTATCTGTTTGGTTTTAATACAGGTTGTTGCTAAAGGCGCGCACCAACAGAATATATTTATCCGAATCAGTTTCTTGCTAACAGGAGCTTGGTGGTTCGGTTTTTCACAATATACCTTCAAACATTTACCTCAATTTGGAGATGTTAAGGAAGAAAAACTTCCAAAAGATTTAGTATTATTAAACTATAAAAATATCTTTAAAAAACACGAAGAGCAAGGTGGGTTTCTTGAGGTTTTAAAAGATAATATCAGTTTTTATAAAGATATAGCTAAAGAAAGCTTTAGAGAATTATTTAGAGTAGGAAATAAACTTTTTGCGGATAAAAGCCTGAAGTTTTTCTTATCAAGTTTCTTCTTTTACAGTGTAGGAATGCAGACAATATTTTTAATGGCAACCCCATTTGGAAGTAATGTAATTTTCCCTAAACAGGATGAAAAATATAAACTGATTATTACTATTTTAGTTATACAGATCATTGCTATTTTTGGAGCATTTTTATTCTCAAAAATTTCAAAAAAGATCGGAAACAAAAACGTAATTACCATTGCTGTAATTATTTGGATCATTTGTTGTCTTTCTGCATTTTCATTAAATAAAGAAAACCCGAATATTCAATATCAGTTTTACGGTTTGGCGGCACTTATCGGTTTGGTAATGGGTGGTTTACAGGCAATGTCCAGATCTACTTATTCCAAATTGTTACCTGAAAATTCTATGGAAAATACAACGTTTTTCAGTTTCTATGACGTTCTTGAAAAGCTTGCTATTATCTGTGGAATGTTAATATTCAGTGTGCTTATTCAAAAGTTTGGAAATATGCAGTATGCCTTTATTGCAATGTCCGGATTCTTTGCGGTAGGAGCAATTTTAATACGTTTCTTAAAAATTGATTCTCATAAAAATTAA
- a CDS encoding mevalonate kinase, whose product MTNPLFYAKILLFGEYGIIEDSQGLTLPYSFYKGTLKFSSLDSDFEKKSNEHLTKYAEYLLNLELPEGFEINVSIFKEEISKGLFFDSNIPQGYGIGSSGALVAAIFERYSITKRNPENISKDELKNLRSVFGLMESYFHGKSSGIDPLICYMNLPILIESKESVDKVAIPRSQEGKGAIFLIDSGMTGETGPMVQIFFEKMKTAGFRKTLKEEFIRYNNACIEAFLKKDMNPFFRNLKKLSHWAYEHFRPMIPESIFNVWKKGLDSNAYYLKLCGSGGGGYILGFTKDYEKAEKMLDGFHKEVIYRF is encoded by the coding sequence ATGACAAACCCTTTATTTTACGCAAAAATTCTTTTGTTCGGAGAATACGGAATCATTGAAGATTCCCAAGGTTTGACATTACCTTATAGTTTCTATAAAGGTACCCTCAAGTTTTCATCATTAGATTCCGATTTTGAAAAAAAGTCTAATGAACATCTTACAAAATATGCAGAATATCTACTGAATTTAGAGCTTCCGGAAGGTTTTGAAATTAATGTTTCAATATTTAAAGAAGAGATTTCAAAAGGTTTATTCTTCGACAGTAATATTCCGCAAGGATATGGAATTGGTAGTTCAGGCGCTTTGGTCGCTGCTATTTTCGAACGTTATTCAATTACAAAACGTAATCCTGAAAACATTTCTAAAGACGAACTTAAAAATTTAAGAAGCGTTTTTGGCTTAATGGAAAGTTATTTCCACGGAAAAAGCTCTGGAATTGATCCGCTTATCTGCTACATGAACCTTCCGATTTTGATCGAAAGTAAAGAAAGTGTAGACAAAGTAGCGATTCCTAGAAGCCAGGAAGGTAAAGGAGCAATTTTCTTAATTGATTCTGGAATGACAGGCGAAACCGGACCAATGGTTCAGATTTTCTTTGAAAAAATGAAGACCGCAGGTTTCCGTAAAACATTGAAAGAAGAGTTTATCCGTTACAATAATGCTTGTATCGAGGCTTTCCTTAAAAAAGATATGAATCCTTTCTTTAGAAATTTAAAGAAACTTTCTCATTGGGCATACGAACATTTTCGTCCGATGATTCCTGAAAGTATCTTTAATGTCTGGAAAAAAGGGTTGGACTCAAATGCTTATTACTTAAAACTTTGCGGAAGCGGAGGTGGAGGTTATATTTTAGGTTTCACTAAAGACTATGAAAAAGCTGAAAAAATGCTTGACGGCTTCCATAAAGAAGTGATTTACAGATTTTAA
- a CDS encoding UbiA family prenyltransferase yields the protein MNSEKETFQQKNFVQKSLFYRFSQFVGFLLGARFFVAILLTFALYVSTFFLFNQDESFRKFVFDFKVHGIIFCTVLTILAGGIINQFYDFEKDHIVKPFRTRVQSFIKQKYFLYAYLFLSIISLGVAWTISHNVFVFFVVYQFFMWFYSHKLSRILILNNLTFVSLTLYPFFGMMVYYETFSKKVLLMAIFLFLMLLCIDIVKDTLTKSVDKAFGYTTIPNYFKTKTTKGIIISLLVITMAVSMKLILRTGISGFMAYYFSGGLFVFIFCIYLLLNSSRKSIFLTINILRLWVFVGIIAMLLNGIEGKI from the coding sequence ATGAATTCTGAAAAAGAAACTTTCCAACAAAAAAACTTTGTCCAAAAATCTCTATTTTACAGATTTTCACAATTCGTGGGCTTTCTTTTGGGCGCACGATTTTTTGTAGCTATTCTGCTCACTTTTGCATTGTATGTTTCTACTTTTTTCTTGTTTAATCAGGATGAAAGTTTCAGGAAATTTGTCTTCGATTTTAAAGTTCACGGCATTATTTTCTGTACCGTTTTAACCATTTTGGCGGGTGGAATTATCAACCAATTCTACGATTTTGAAAAAGATCATATCGTAAAACCGTTCCGAACGAGAGTTCAAAGCTTTATAAAACAGAAGTATTTCCTTTACGCTTACCTATTTTTAAGCATCATTTCGTTGGGAGTTGCATGGACAATTTCACATAATGTCTTTGTTTTTTTTGTCGTTTACCAGTTTTTCATGTGGTTTTATAGCCATAAATTAAGTCGAATTTTAATACTAAATAATCTCACTTTTGTAAGTCTTACACTCTATCCTTTTTTCGGAATGATGGTGTATTATGAGACGTTTTCAAAGAAAGTTTTACTGATGGCGATCTTCCTTTTTCTGATGCTTTTATGCATTGATATTGTAAAAGACACGCTCACAAAAAGTGTAGATAAAGCCTTTGGATATACTACAATTCCGAATTATTTTAAGACTAAAACAACTAAAGGAATCATTATTTCTTTGCTGGTTATTACAATGGCAGTTTCCATGAAACTGATTCTCAGAACAGGAATTTCCGGTTTTATGGCTTATTATTTTTCTGGTGGATTGTTTGTTTTCATCTTTTGTATTTATTTACTTTTAAATTCTTCTAGGAAAAGTATTTTTTTGACAATCAATATATTAAGACTTTGGGTTTTTGTAGGAATCATTGCGATGCTTCTGAACGGAATTGAAGGTAAAATATAG
- a CDS encoding proline dehydrogenase family protein, with protein sequence MPIFNDTKVAFADKSDAQLRKAYWMFKMIEQPALTSLGTSILNFTVHNNFPFVTGIVKNTLFDQFCGGETREESMKAVKQLFKRGVGSIFDYSIEGKEDEETFDAVCKEIKDIVRFSVGNPAIPFIVFKPTAFGRIDLYEAVGKNSELTSSQKEEWERVVKRFDEVCKLCHEHDKKVMVDAEETWMQDAADHLCEEMMEKYNQEKPIVWNTIQMYRTGRLEYMEENLQRAREKNYFIGYKIVRGAYMEKERARAAEKGYADPIQPNKEASDKNYNAGIDFVMNHLDKVSAFFGTHNEVSSELVMDKMKAKSLDNNNPHIYFGQLYGMSDNITFYLSDKGYNAAKYLPYGPVKDVVPYLTRRARENTSVAGQTGRELGLIQKELDRRKNK encoded by the coding sequence ATGCCCATTTTTAACGATACCAAAGTTGCATTTGCAGATAAATCTGATGCACAGTTAAGAAAAGCGTACTGGATGTTCAAAATGATTGAACAGCCCGCTCTTACAAGTCTTGGAACTTCTATCCTTAATTTCACTGTTCATAATAATTTCCCTTTCGTTACCGGAATTGTAAAAAACACTTTGTTTGACCAATTTTGTGGTGGAGAAACACGTGAAGAAAGTATGAAAGCAGTGAAACAACTCTTTAAAAGAGGGGTAGGAAGTATTTTCGATTACTCGATTGAAGGTAAAGAAGACGAAGAAACATTTGATGCAGTTTGCAAAGAAATTAAAGATATTGTAAGATTTTCTGTAGGAAATCCTGCGATTCCTTTTATCGTTTTTAAGCCTACTGCGTTCGGTAGAATTGATCTTTACGAAGCTGTTGGAAAGAATTCAGAGCTTACTTCAAGTCAAAAAGAAGAGTGGGAAAGAGTTGTAAAAAGATTCGATGAAGTATGTAAACTTTGCCATGAACACGACAAAAAAGTAATGGTAGATGCCGAGGAAACATGGATGCAGGATGCAGCTGATCACTTGTGTGAGGAGATGATGGAGAAGTACAATCAGGAAAAACCTATCGTTTGGAATACAATCCAAATGTATAGAACCGGCAGATTGGAATACATGGAAGAGAACCTTCAGAGAGCCAGAGAAAAGAATTATTTCATTGGATATAAGATCGTTCGTGGAGCTTATATGGAGAAGGAAAGAGCGAGAGCTGCAGAAAAAGGATATGCAGATCCTATCCAGCCAAATAAAGAGGCTTCTGATAAAAATTACAATGCAGGAATTGATTTTGTAATGAATCATTTGGATAAAGTTTCGGCTTTTTTCGGGACTCATAATGAAGTTTCTTCCGAGCTGGTAATGGATAAAATGAAGGCTAAATCTCTTGATAATAACAATCCTCATATCTATTTCGGACAACTTTACGGAATGAGTGATAACATTACATTTTATTTGTCTGATAAAGGCTATAATGCAGCAAAATATCTTCCGTATGGACCCGTAAAAGATGTTGTTCCTTATCTTACGAGAAGAGCTAGAGAAAACACTTCTGTGGCAGGACAAACAGGACGGGAATTAGGTCTTATTCAGAAAGAATTGGACAGAAGAAAGAATAAATAA
- a CDS encoding helix-turn-helix domain-containing protein → MSLNERISKVIEYSKLTSSEFADEIDVQRSSISHVTSGRNKPSLEFIIKIKSRFPEILWDWLVNGDGEMLKSELPETNDLEELELEIDEDKAKPTSLPDLFTMMNNDDDFGADETEIELPNERPQESFIPHQSIPQEKIFDSQRLEKSNQQILDQVIGNQSNKIKRIVLFYENGKFESFEP, encoded by the coding sequence ATGAGTTTAAATGAAAGAATTTCCAAAGTTATAGAGTATTCAAAATTGACATCTTCTGAATTTGCAGATGAGATCGATGTACAACGATCTTCTATTTCTCATGTTACTTCAGGAAGAAATAAACCGTCGTTAGAATTTATCATTAAAATAAAATCCCGCTTCCCGGAGATTTTATGGGACTGGTTGGTGAACGGCGATGGCGAAATGTTGAAATCCGAATTACCTGAAACGAACGATTTGGAAGAATTAGAATTGGAAATCGACGAAGATAAAGCCAAACCTACTTCACTTCCCGATCTGTTTACGATGATGAATAATGATGATGATTTTGGAGCGGATGAAACAGAAATTGAGCTTCCCAATGAGAGGCCTCAGGAATCTTTTATACCACACCAAAGTATACCTCAGGAGAAAATATTCGATTCTCAGCGATTAGAAAAATCTAATCAGCAAATACTCGATCAAGTAATTGGAAATCAATCTAATAAGATAAAACGTATTGTCTTGTTCTACGAAAACGGAAAATTTGAAAGTTTTGAGCCATAA
- a CDS encoding M14 family zinc carboxypeptidase: MNFEQIYLENPNFPNRYISPEKLFSYLQTNLADSIQEIGKSYLEKPIYKLSIGTGNINILAWSQMHGNESNATHAMLDLLITLDKAPELKEELFSKIKLDFIFMLNPDGSEKWTRLNASDIDLNRDFHNESSKEIKFLKNAVASKKYDYALNLHEQRTIFTTDGIHPATLSFLAPSENVERTLTENRKKCMAVISEVYHHLKELIPNQIGRYSDEFYPTSTGDNFIKAGMPTILFEGGHFVDDYTRKGTRKYYTIALYYALKAISELNSDITGWEGYLEIPENQETHYDIVYRNVKLNTDHECILDVAVQYREIMEEGKEEISFVPFVMEVGDVKKRQGWLEIDCTGKKFISATKYPKLDAVVEFKIED, encoded by the coding sequence ATGAATTTTGAACAGATCTATTTAGAAAACCCTAATTTCCCAAACCGCTATATTTCCCCTGAAAAATTATTTTCATACTTACAGACGAATCTCGCAGACTCTATTCAGGAGATCGGAAAATCGTATTTGGAAAAACCTATTTATAAACTAAGCATCGGAACCGGAAACATAAATATTCTGGCCTGGTCACAAATGCACGGAAATGAGTCGAACGCTACACATGCAATGTTAGACTTGTTGATCACTTTAGATAAAGCTCCGGAATTGAAGGAAGAACTTTTCAGTAAGATCAAACTGGATTTTATTTTTATGTTAAACCCTGACGGCTCTGAAAAATGGACAAGGCTCAATGCTTCGGATATTGATCTTAACAGAGACTTCCATAACGAGTCAAGTAAAGAGATTAAATTTCTGAAAAATGCTGTTGCTTCAAAGAAGTATGATTACGCTCTAAATTTACATGAGCAGAGAACAATTTTTACAACAGACGGAATCCATCCTGCGACTTTATCGTTTTTGGCACCTTCGGAAAATGTTGAACGTACGCTTACCGAAAACAGAAAAAAATGTATGGCAGTAATTTCGGAAGTTTATCATCATTTGAAAGAATTAATTCCAAATCAGATCGGCAGATATTCTGATGAATTTTATCCGACCTCTACAGGTGATAATTTCATCAAAGCAGGAATGCCTACGATTTTATTTGAAGGCGGACATTTTGTAGATGACTACACGAGAAAGGGAACGAGAAAATATTATACAATTGCGTTGTATTATGCACTAAAAGCGATCAGTGAATTAAACTCTGATATTACAGGCTGGGAAGGCTATCTTGAAATTCCCGAAAATCAGGAAACGCATTACGATATCGTTTACAGAAATGTAAAGTTGAATACCGATCATGAATGTATTTTAGACGTCGCTGTTCAGTACCGCGAGATTATGGAGGAGGGCAAGGAGGAAATATCTTTTGTACCTTTTGTAATGGAAGTCGGAGATGTGAAGAAAAGGCAAGGCTGGCTCGAGATCGACTGCACCGGAAAGAAATTTATTTCTGCCACTAAATATCCAAAACTGGATGCTGTAGTAGAATTTAAAATAGAAGACTAA
- a CDS encoding DUF4920 domain-containing protein has product MKFKAILFAVAVSASTLAFAQETKKFGPPAGNAVVGDTYGSAVSSGVESKAISVDKLSKKLKKENKKVENVAIKGKVVDVCDKKGCWLTIQTEDNSQFFVKMKDYAFFVPTALKGKTVVLDGSAERKVTSIDEQKHYAEDAKKPQAEIDAITTPKEEIRFVANGIKVVN; this is encoded by the coding sequence ATGAAATTCAAAGCAATATTATTTGCAGTCGCTGTAAGTGCATCCACTTTAGCTTTTGCACAGGAGACAAAGAAATTCGGTCCACCTGCAGGAAATGCAGTGGTTGGTGATACTTACGGAAGCGCAGTGTCTTCTGGAGTAGAATCCAAAGCTATTTCTGTAGATAAATTAAGCAAAAAGCTTAAAAAAGAGAACAAGAAAGTAGAAAACGTAGCTATCAAAGGAAAAGTTGTAGATGTTTGTGATAAAAAAGGTTGTTGGTTAACGATCCAGACTGAAGATAATTCTCAGTTCTTCGTAAAAATGAAAGATTATGCATTTTTCGTTCCGACTGCTTTGAAAGGTAAAACTGTTGTGTTAGACGGAAGTGCTGAAAGAAAAGTAACTTCTATCGATGAGCAAAAACATTACGCAGAAGATGCTAAAAAACCTCAAGCTGAAATTGACGCGATCACGACTCCAAAAGAAGAGATAAGATTTGTAGCGAACGGAATTAAGGTTGTGAACTAA